The following are from one region of the Methanococcoides methylutens genome:
- the speB gene encoding agmatinase — MFYRPGMMDALADHGSAEYVLFGVPFDRTSSFRAGSRWAPDAMRSASANFESYNSFFDIDLAELPIYDAGNFEAGVLVEDVLSELYLDVIGITDEGKIPIMMGGEHSLTLPCVKACAKNADGEFGVVVLDAHFDLRDEFEGVKYNHACVSRHIRDEVTDNYVTIGVRSGPKEEWDFAKDNDICYYTPEDVATKGPELLVQEIKEYLNCDSIYLSLDMDALDPAYAPALGTPEPFGLSSVEVRDIVRGLAPMSVGFDVVEIAPEYDSGQTAILGTKLIREFIAAQAASMK; from the coding sequence ATGTTCTACCGGCCTGGCATGATGGATGCACTGGCAGATCACGGATCTGCCGAGTATGTCCTTTTTGGAGTACCATTTGATCGTACATCCTCATTCCGTGCCGGGAGCAGATGGGCTCCGGATGCTATGCGGAGTGCCTCTGCAAATTTTGAAAGTTATAACTCTTTTTTTGATATTGATCTTGCTGAACTTCCCATATATGATGCAGGGAACTTCGAAGCAGGAGTTCTGGTCGAAGATGTGCTTAGTGAGCTCTATCTGGATGTCATCGGAATTACTGATGAAGGAAAAATACCCATAATGATGGGCGGAGAACACTCCCTTACCCTTCCATGTGTTAAAGCCTGTGCGAAAAACGCAGATGGGGAGTTTGGAGTTGTCGTACTGGATGCACATTTTGACCTTCGTGATGAATTTGAAGGTGTGAAGTACAACCATGCCTGCGTGTCAAGACATATACGTGACGAGGTCACTGATAATTATGTGACCATAGGGGTACGAAGTGGCCCAAAGGAAGAATGGGATTTTGCAAAAGATAACGATATCTGTTATTATACACCTGAGGATGTCGCTACCAAGGGACCCGAATTACTTGTTCAGGAAATAAAGGAATACCTTAACTGCGACAGCATCTACCTGTCACTGGACATGGATGCCCTCGATCCTGCATATGCACCTGCACTGGGAACACCGGAACCATTCGGCCTTAGTTCTGTGGAAGTACGGGATATCGTAAGAGGACTGGCCCCCATGTCAGTGGGTTTCGATGTGGTGGAGATCGCACCCGAATATGACAGCGGCCAAACTGCCATCCTTGGTACAAAACTTATCCGCGAATTCATTGCTGCACAAGCTGCTTCAATGAAGTGA
- a CDS encoding translation initiation factor IF-5A produces the protein MKQQVEVKELKEGKYVLEGDEPCVIKSITKSKPGKHGSAKARIEAIGIFDGQKRSIISSVSAKTYVPIVERKTAQVLSISGDVAQLMDMEDYSTFELSIPEQFKDRVAEGGDITYLTSMGKMKIDLR, from the coding sequence ATGAAACAGCAGGTAGAGGTTAAAGAACTTAAAGAAGGTAAGTACGTACTTGAAGGTGATGAACCATGTGTGATCAAGAGCATCACAAAATCAAAACCAGGTAAGCATGGTTCCGCAAAGGCAAGAATCGAAGCAATTGGTATCTTCGACGGTCAGAAGCGTTCCATTATAAGCTCAGTTTCCGCCAAGACATACGTTCCAATCGTAGAACGTAAGACAGCACAGGTATTGTCCATTTCAGGAGATGTTGCTCAACTCATGGACATGGAAGATTACTCCACATTCGAACTATCCATCCCTGAACAGTTCAAGGATAGAGTTGCTGAAGGCGGAGATATCACATACCTTACATCCATGGGCAAAATGAAGATCGACCTTAGATAA
- a CDS encoding sensor histidine kinase codes for MNEHQIELIDINIESKDIFMNFDTATHLGLILNELIINSFKYAFPDGSGTISIRFQQIDDRFTLIVEDDGTGFPVKEILATDTLGLKLVNELVEQIQGEIHIDGSSGSKYTINFRNLVPSKKDLSFENKL; via the coding sequence ATGAACGAACACCAGATCGAGTTAATAGACATAAATATCGAATCAAAGGACATTTTCATGAACTTTGATACCGCAACGCATCTGGGGTTGATATTAAATGAGCTTATCATAAACAGTTTCAAATATGCATTCCCGGATGGAAGTGGCACCATCTCAATTCGTTTCCAGCAAATTGATGATCGTTTCACCCTTATAGTAGAAGATGATGGCACTGGATTCCCTGTAAAGGAAATATTAGCAACAGATACCCTTGGGCTGAAACTTGTAAATGAACTTGTAGAACAGATCCAGGGCGAGATCCATATTGATGGAAGTTCAGGCTCAAAGTATACGATCAACTTCCGGAATTTAGTCCCTTCCAAAAAAGACTTATCCTTTGAAAATAAACTCTAA
- a CDS encoding phosphate uptake regulator PhoU, with the protein METRKIQQTGGSTYIVSLPKKWAERAGITTGSQVTLQPQQDGTLNIAAEGSSRNPKKKNIIDVNACFGDELVRLLIAAYLSGPDMIEIRANRIQAEQKKIIRNICYKLIGPEIIEETANSVLIQDLLNPNEVSIKKSVRRMFLISNSMLKDAMQALKTQDHDLALDVIERDDEVDRLFLLISKQFRTVLRGSRLPDTSETTIDEYHDLRLSASSLERIADHAFKIAKIAATLDSPIPADTMALIESSSTTSRDMVEDAIDALYNQNTDLANQVISKVDGTKARINELNASLLDLDSPEAIVALGTVADSIDRIGEYGANIAEFAINLSMAIVQSK; encoded by the coding sequence ATGGAAACTAGAAAAATACAGCAGACCGGCGGATCCACATATATTGTATCCCTTCCAAAGAAGTGGGCTGAACGTGCCGGAATTACAACTGGTTCACAGGTAACGCTCCAGCCACAGCAAGACGGAACCCTTAACATTGCAGCTGAGGGAAGTTCCAGGAACCCTAAAAAAAAGAATATTATTGATGTTAACGCATGCTTTGGAGACGAACTTGTAAGACTGCTGATAGCAGCATACCTATCGGGTCCTGACATGATCGAGATCAGAGCCAACCGAATACAGGCTGAGCAGAAGAAGATCATAAGGAACATCTGTTACAAGCTCATTGGGCCGGAGATCATCGAAGAGACCGCAAACTCTGTGCTGATCCAGGACCTTTTGAATCCCAACGAGGTTTCAATTAAAAAAAGTGTCAGGAGAATGTTCCTGATATCAAATTCAATGTTAAAGGATGCAATGCAGGCGCTGAAAACCCAGGACCATGACCTTGCTCTTGATGTTATCGAACGTGATGACGAAGTGGACAGGCTTTTCCTGCTTATTTCAAAACAGTTCAGGACAGTACTTCGGGGAAGCCGCCTTCCCGATACATCAGAGACCACAATTGATGAGTACCACGACCTGCGTCTTTCTGCAAGTTCACTGGAACGTATAGCAGACCACGCATTCAAGATAGCAAAGATAGCAGCCACACTTGACAGCCCGATACCGGCAGATACCATGGCACTCATCGAAAGCTCCAGCACCACTTCAAGGGATATGGTGGAAGATGCCATAGATGCATTATACAACCAGAACACTGATCTTGCCAACCAGGTGATATCAAAGGTCGATGGTACGAAAGCAAGGATAAATGAACTGAACGCATCACTTCTTGACCTTGATTCCCCTGAAGCGATTGTGGCGCTGGGGACCGTGGCAGACAGTATCGACAGAATAGGAGAGTACGGAGCAAATATTGCAGAATTTGCGATCAATCTGTCAATGGCAATTGTCCAGAGCAAATAA
- a CDS encoding M57 family metalloprotease, with protein sequence MNTRQIIIIALLIIALVIPGSSLLGEKEYPKFLEEPWDHSPITVYIDEQNTPPHYSPSYQPTVIRALQYWEKGGNGKLSYNPVFELANTSDADIYIMWVENMEEVTGAEEGVAGFCRPMIANGRYVHADIVLEVGDYKGYSWQQYGDDNMEQLVTHELGHALGLGHSNDIRDIMYPTYEQRENLNPLLVQTTYPLIVISILIAIGISGYLGVGWLRYHKRRKRLENELLKEMK encoded by the coding sequence ATGAACACCAGGCAAATAATAATCATAGCACTGCTTATAATTGCACTTGTAATTCCGGGTTCCAGCCTGTTAGGTGAAAAGGAATATCCCAAATTCTTAGAAGAACCATGGGACCATTCACCAATTACAGTATATATAGATGAGCAGAACACACCCCCGCATTACAGCCCCTCATATCAACCCACGGTGATCAGGGCCCTGCAATACTGGGAAAAGGGTGGAAACGGAAAGCTTAGTTACAACCCTGTTTTTGAACTTGCTAATACTTCTGATGCAGACATCTACATAATGTGGGTGGAGAATATGGAAGAGGTCACCGGTGCAGAGGAGGGAGTTGCCGGTTTTTGCAGACCGATGATCGCTAATGGCCGATACGTCCACGCAGACATCGTACTGGAAGTAGGTGATTACAAAGGTTATTCCTGGCAACAATACGGTGATGACAATATGGAACAACTTGTCACTCATGAACTTGGTCATGCCCTTGGACTTGGCCACAGCAATGACATAAGGGACATTATGTACCCCACCTATGAGCAAAGGGAGAATCTGAACCCACTTCTTGTACAAACAACATATCCACTTATAGTCATAAGCATATTGATAGCCATTGGGATCTCCGGATATCTTGGAGTAGGCTGGTTACGATATCATAAAAGAAGGAAGCGACTTGAGAACGAACTTCTCAAAGAGATGAAGTGA
- a CDS encoding HVO_0476 family zinc finger protein: MTEEIIVVCPMCSPKDAVGHDVLRPGQNPVVQCHECGAVHPATIEEKKPVKVKVIVSKDDVSFTLHTDIDAGEMIYIDDELVVDDEEADEVYPIIVTAIESGGRRLDREEIENIDVIWGRATDEVTTKISIKVRNGSTSVEKRVPGEFEFVVGQNYNAERKDFHITKIKIRDGGFQSRKGDRVPAKYIKRIFATEAHKRGWGEAKTSWSSKREERY, translated from the coding sequence ATGACAGAGGAAATAATAGTAGTTTGCCCAATGTGTTCACCAAAGGATGCAGTGGGACATGATGTTTTAAGACCAGGACAGAACCCTGTAGTCCAATGCCACGAATGCGGAGCAGTGCATCCCGCTACAATCGAAGAAAAAAAGCCCGTTAAAGTTAAGGTTATCGTCAGCAAGGATGACGTTTCATTCACACTTCACACAGACATCGACGCCGGAGAAATGATATATATCGATGACGAACTTGTGGTAGATGATGAAGAAGCAGATGAGGTATACCCGATCATCGTCACTGCTATCGAATCAGGCGGTCGCCGGTTAGACCGGGAAGAGATAGAGAACATCGATGTCATCTGGGGACGTGCCACAGATGAAGTTACCACAAAAATATCAATAAAGGTCCGCAACGGATCAACATCTGTGGAAAAAAGAGTGCCGGGAGAATTCGAGTTCGTTGTAGGCCAGAACTACAATGCTGAAAGGAAGGATTTCCACATAACCAAGATCAAGATAAGGGATGGAGGATTCCAGTCCCGTAAAGGAGATCGGGTTCCTGCTAAGTATATCAAACGTATCTTTGCTACCGAAGCACATAAAAGAGGATGGGGAGAGGCAAAGACTTCATGGAGTTCGAAGAGAGAAGAAAGATACTGA
- a CDS encoding Era-like GTP-binding protein, whose translation MGVIRSFKKNFSNFFKKLFNKKNARIGIYGPPNAGKTTLANRIVRDWTGDAMGSVSHIAHETRRARRREGVTIQSNGGSISLDIIDTPGLATKIDFHEFMEQGMNEAESKRRAKEATEGVIEAVKWLENLDGVILVMDATEDPYTQVNVTVIGNMEARSLPLLIVANKVDLPESSPSTIREAFPQHPMVAISALEGKNIETFYDEIAKRFG comes from the coding sequence ATGGGCGTAATAAGATCTTTTAAGAAAAATTTTTCAAACTTCTTCAAGAAGTTGTTTAACAAAAAGAATGCAAGGATAGGAATCTATGGCCCGCCTAATGCCGGGAAGACAACTCTTGCAAACAGGATAGTCAGGGACTGGACCGGTGATGCAATGGGTTCTGTTTCACACATTGCTCACGAAACACGCCGTGCAAGGCGTAGAGAAGGTGTGACCATACAGTCCAACGGCGGTTCCATCAGCCTGGATATCATTGACACCCCGGGTCTTGCTACCAAGATCGATTTCCATGAGTTCATGGAACAGGGAATGAATGAAGCAGAATCCAAGAGAAGAGCAAAGGAAGCTACCGAAGGTGTTATTGAAGCTGTGAAATGGCTGGAAAACCTTGACGGAGTTATCTTAGTGATGGATGCTACGGAAGACCCTTACACACAGGTCAATGTAACGGTCATAGGCAACATGGAAGCACGAAGCCTACCTCTGCTGATCGTTGCGAACAAGGTAGACCTGCCGGAGTCATCCCCATCCACAATAAGGGAAGCATTCCCACAGCACCCAATGGTAGCAATATCAGCCCTTGAAGGAAAGAACATAGAAACTTTCTATGACGAGATCGCTAAGAGGTTTGGGTGA
- a CDS encoding protein-L-isoaspartate O-methyltransferase, which produces MEFEERRKILIDSLKINGISDRVLDAMMRVPRHLFIPERLQETAYMDMPLPIGHDQTISAPHMVAIMCELLDISSGMKILEVGSGSGYNAAIMAELVGDEGHIYTVERIPELAYFAEKNLKRAGYRNVTVLQDDGSCGLAKHAPYERISVTSAAPEVPRPLIDQLAPEGIMAIPVGNGEQQLVVVKKDMKGKVSYKSWGAVIFVPLIGKYGY; this is translated from the coding sequence ATGGAGTTCGAAGAGAGAAGAAAGATACTGATAGATTCCCTGAAGATAAACGGGATCAGTGACAGAGTCCTTGACGCGATGATGCGCGTCCCAAGGCACCTTTTTATACCCGAGAGACTACAGGAGACCGCATATATGGACATGCCCCTCCCCATAGGGCATGACCAGACGATCTCGGCACCACACATGGTCGCGATCATGTGTGAACTGCTGGATATTTCCAGTGGAATGAAGATCCTGGAAGTTGGAAGTGGTTCGGGCTACAATGCTGCTATTATGGCAGAACTTGTAGGAGATGAAGGTCACATATATACAGTGGAACGCATACCCGAGCTGGCTTATTTTGCAGAGAAGAACCTCAAAAGAGCAGGATACAGGAATGTCACCGTTCTTCAGGATGACGGGTCCTGTGGCCTGGCCAAACATGCACCCTATGAACGTATCAGTGTGACCTCTGCAGCACCGGAAGTTCCACGACCACTTATTGATCAGCTGGCACCTGAAGGCATAATGGCGATCCCTGTAGGCAATGGTGAGCAGCAACTTGTCGTTGTGAAAAAAGATATGAAAGGCAAGGTCAGCTACAAGTCTTGGGGAGCTGTTATTTTTGTACCACTTATTGGGAAGTATGGATATTGA
- a CDS encoding DUF2073 domain-containing protein, with product MQGIQMDLVSEDRLAKMPPVEKIRFIIDEVKSGKILVLEKGLTPEEEATLIEMTMTQIQPDDFAGIEMESYPSQPDSSLIGKLFKKNVVRTRLTVIGPANKLKTLKKDRDMISALVSNK from the coding sequence ATGCAGGGTATTCAAATGGATTTGGTCTCAGAGGACAGACTTGCAAAGATGCCACCTGTTGAGAAAATCAGATTTATTATAGACGAGGTAAAGAGTGGCAAGATCCTTGTTCTTGAGAAAGGACTTACTCCCGAAGAGGAAGCAACTCTTATCGAAATGACCATGACACAGATCCAGCCGGATGACTTTGCAGGCATTGAAATGGAAAGTTACCCTTCACAACCAGATAGCTCATTGATCGGAAAGCTGTTCAAGAAGAATGTAGTACGTACCCGGCTTACTGTGATTGGTCCTGCAAATAAGTTAAAAACACTGAAAAAGGATCGTGACATGATAAGTG